From a region of the Labrus mixtus chromosome 5, fLabMix1.1, whole genome shotgun sequence genome:
- the ccdc117 gene encoding coiled-coil domain-containing protein 117 produces MYSFSGPTSLPEFDLGPPSTSGHLQRATRSNSWETRCLRKHRRRSDDEGCSAKRRRLMFEAEPDISENSNTSNQHDWPAANSFSHPSTQQTSPALPQPGPEPQNVTLSQPSTLPQSDSAEARPETENSCMEVEAAQRRLREIEDRITLEDDDEDEDLDVEPAPRRPMLVISDSLKEGLQRGISDILPHTVAQSVSHSCMELVLWRPLDDPFCRKRKVSLPKPRKQQTVTLQTPCPSPTPHCSLGPSSPPADTHSPVYSFPVVHSGEEDMEM; encoded by the exons ATGTATTCATTTTCAGGCCCAACAAGCCTCCCTGAGTTTGACCTGGGACCCCCCAGCACGTCTGGACACCTGCAGAGAGCAACGAGGTCCAACAG CTGGGAGACTAGATGCCTCAGGAAGCATCGGAGGAGAAGTGATGATGA GGGATGTAgtgcaaagaggaggaggttaaTGTTTGAGGCAGAACCGGACATTTCAGAGAACTCAAACACCAGCAATCAGCACGACTGGCCCGCAGCAAACAGCTTCTCTCATCCGTCTACACAGCAAACCAGCCCTGCTCTTCCACAGCCCGGTCCAGAACCTCAGAACGTCACTCTGTCTCAGCCCTCCACTTTGCCACAGTCCGACTCTGCCGAGGCCCGACCTGAGACGGAGAATTCCTGCATGGAGGTAGAGGCCGCTCAGAGGAGACTTCGGGAGATAGAAGACAG AATAACACTGGAGGATGACGATGAGGATGAAGACCTGGATGTAGAGCCAGCCCCCAGACGGCCGATGCTGGTGATCTCCGACAGTCTGAAGGAGGGTCTACAGCGCGGCATCAGCGACATCCTGCCGCACACTGTCGCCCagtctgt gAGCCATTCCTGCATGGAGTTGGTGTTGTGGCGGCCCCTCGATGATCCCTTTTGTCGAAAGCGAAAAGTCTCATTACCAAAGCCGCGTAAACAACAGACAGTGACTCTGCAAACGCCATGTCCGTCTCCCACCCCTCACTGTTCCCTGGGCCCCTCCAGtccacctgcagacacacactctcctgtGTACAGCTTTCCTGTGGTCCACTCTGGAGAGGAGGATATGGAAATGTAA